The Penaeus vannamei isolate JL-2024 chromosome 23, ASM4276789v1, whole genome shotgun sequence DNA window tatatacatacacagaagcatactaacagacacatatagacatatatgtgtatgtgtacacattaatatatatatatatatatatatatatatatatatatatatatatatatatatatatatatttacatatgtatatatatatatatatatatatatatatatatatatatatatatatatatatatatatatatatatatatatatatatatatatatatatatatatatatatatatatatatatatatatatatatatatatatatatgaattcacacacacacacacacatacacacacacacacacacacacacacacacacacacacacacacacacaaacacatataaaaaaaaatatatatatatataatatctatatatatatacataaatatatatatatagatatatatacatatatatatatatatatgaggaaaaaaCTTCCGTGTTCATACTATAATAATAAAcccacaaattagatttatttcaGAAAGTGAGAGAACAGCCTCGAAATcgtcatcgatatatatatatatatatatatatatatatatatatatatatatatatatatatatatatatatatatatatatatatatatatacatatgtttatgtgtatatgtgcgtgtgtgaattaaatatatattgtatatgtatggaaTGACTGGGTTACCATGCTCTTCTAGTGCGCGGGAAGCTAACGCAGGTCGGAAAGATTGCTAGACAACAACGCTATATTtcaatgtacttatatatatatatatatatatatatatatatatatatatatatatatatatatatatatatatatatatatatcgatgacgATTTCGCAACTGTtctctcactttctgcaataaatctattttgtgggtttattactatatttcaatgtacatatatatgtatgtatgtatatatatatatttatatatatatatatatatatatatatatatatcatatatatatacatatagatataaatgtatatatatacatatatataaatatgcgtgtttgtgtgtgtgtgcatatatatatatatatatatatatatatatatatatatatatatatatatatatatatatatatatatatatatatatatatatatatatatatactacatatacatatttatgaaggCCTTAAAGACAAGTAACTTAATAAAAGTTGCGAAGAAAAAtcgacacattaaaaaaaaataataataataaataaaaaaataaataaataaataataataataataaataaataacagacgATTGCCTTAAACTcgatttcggcaagatgggcgaaaaaCGCCGAAAAATGACCGGAAGACCCTGAAACGAGGGACTCAGACCTTGTAACTCTATGGGATGAAATACCCACCTTTTTACACCCATACTCCGGTGAAATACAGATATATTAGGGTAAttttaaaagttatgaacagatattaatgagatttttacctgaggtgtgtcttagcctgacTTATATTCCCTTAAATTTTAGTGGTAATCCAGAACATTTGGCAAACCTACTCCCAATTTGGGGTTGGTTGCATGTTCAAAACATTTTGCTCAAGGATGAAAATTACGAAATATgatcaaacacaaagaaaagaaaatattcgaTGTGAAtgggatatcattcttatttgTTTGCATACAAAAATTCTTCCTTATTGTTTTCCATGCTTCCCAGatattttagaaagaaaaaaaagaaaaaaaggtgatcttatatcatttaaaaaattataagcTATCAGAAAATCATTTAGTTTTTTCATTATATCTAATCATTGTCAGAATTGCCGATTTTCTAGGGTAAAGTTGCAATGCATGGGGGTAGCCACAACCCCGGGGGGCGGTAGTGTGGGGGCGCGAGTGGCGTTCGGAAGCACCAGGGATGGGAGATCAAAGGCTGCAAGATGGTAAAtagcaaatatacacatatcgaGATTGGCTAGAGGAATAGGAACAAATACAGCAACTTTACGAAAATATTTATTGCATTAAAAACGGTAAAATCtgagaaaaaaatcatcatataaAACATAGAACGACTAAAACAGTAATATAAACGCAAAACGATAACattaacaaatttatatatgaataaaacatatCCAAAAGGATCAAAGGAGAGGTGTAGCTGCTGCGAACACCGGCTGGAGACTGCCCAGTGGCACGGTGGTCTCCGCATCACCCACCTTGCCCAGGCAAACGGCTAACTACCTAAACTTCCCATCAGCCAGCGATTCACTCGTTCCGGGTCTTTCCAGAATATTTTCCATGTTTGATTTCACTTTTCTGTTGTACTTCATGTGTGGCTCTAAAGTATGTAGGACAGCAGCATTCATTATGGCCAAACGACAGAGCCAGGGAAGGGCAGGGTAAGTGAGCCATGCTCCATGGGGAAGGTATCACTACAAAGTGAAAAATCATATTTTGGTGGACATAGAAAGTCCTTTTGCATAGATACcgacacctccaaatactcttgttaacTGAGTTCATGCCTCCTATTGCCAAGACAATTCGTCTACTGACTTCccggtctgacagcccagagacacgCTGTCTGTAACAACCTCCTCACCACAAGATTGTATCAACTGAACACATTCCCCTAAAATCATGGatattggtcttggtccaggagacctctatactcaagggcttcgcctcattgctgaatgcatcaaggATTCCAGAGGCTCAATTAGtgtatatttcttcttgggtTGGGGGGATGTTCCTCGTAACGATCAGGAGAAGGAAACACAAAGCTGAAATCTTGTAGGTTCTCTTCTCAAGAGTTACATGGGGGGCGAGAGTGTAGCAGTTTCTGATCGGCCATCTATCGAGAACCGCACCtaacctgtgattggccgactcttGCCTCGGGACCGCCCAAACTGGCCGAGTAAAGATCGCCTGTCAGGTTCTTAAGCAGCCAGACCTGAGCCGGAATCATCATTCGTCTCACAACGGTTGCTGACATTACGTGTGCTTGGTTCATtaccaaataaagagataaaatccagttcggttttataaccccaacaCTGGTGACACTCGGAGTGAACCAATTCTTCAAacaagatgtcagcaacacaTGGGACGCTACCAATCTGCTCTCTGGCCAGCCTGCTGGAATGGTTTCTTCAGGTGGAGCAAGAATTCCTCCTCAGGAACATCACCGCACTGACCACCAAATTCCGCATGCTGGTCACCAACCTTCCACCCGAGCTCCTTTTGACCGTCGGCGACCTCCTGAACGATCAGCGGTATGCCACATACGACGAGCTCAAGGAAGCGATCCTCAGACGCACAGCACCAAACCCTCTGACCGCGTtgagctccttcctctcctctgacACCACGGACAACTGTAAGCCTTCGGAAATTCTCCGccacttccagcgcctcctcacccccaccgGTATGACCTTCCCGCCAGACGTCATGCGCTCCCTGTTTCTCAAACAGCTGCCCGCagatatccagcaaatcctgctggtaTCAGACGCTCCATTAGAGCAGCTTGCTCTGAAGGCCGACGCGATCATCGCAGCAAAAACACGCGTACCTATAGTAGCAACTGTGTCTGCCACTACTGCTACCCCCGCCGCGACGTTGGAATCCTTTACAGCCCAGGTCTCTGCACTGTCCGAGGCTGTACAGAGATTATCCACACGGGAGCGTTCACACTCCCGGTATCGCTTCCGCACCCCTTCGCCGCCGCGCAGAGAACGGAACTTCAGGCGCCCTTCACCATCAAGACACCAGTCCTGTTTCCGCACACCTTCGCCTCTGAGCAGAAATTGGAACTACAGCCGCTCTCCAACGCCGAGGCGCCGCCAAGACGACCAACGCCGctacttctgttattatcatagaaGTTTCGGCTCCGACGCCAGTCGGTGTGCACCTTCTTGCTCCTGGCAGGGAAACAGCTACCGCGGAAACTGAGGGCGCCAGTTTTCCGCGAACCTCGCCGGCGTTTACTGTATGTCTGggatgcctcttcctccctccgtttcctcatCAACACGGGGGTAGAGGTGAGCCTCCACCCGGCCTCCCACAAGGATAAACGCCTTCCCTCCTCGCGCACATTGGAAGCTGCCAACGCGACGCCCATCAACGTCTACGGCGAGCGTTCGGAGACCCTCTCCCTGACAGGCGCCCCCAGCCAACAGTTCCAATGGATCTTCCTCGTCGCAGACGTCCCTCAACCTATCATCGGCGCCGATTTCCTAGAGCACTATGGGCTCTCAGTCGACCTCCAGGGTAAGGCTCTCATCCACCAATCCGGAGCCCGTACACTCGCTGCCCCGACTCTGGTAAGTGCTCCTTTAATATACAGTGTTTCTCAGAAACTGCACTTACAAGAACATCCTGCGGGAATTCCTGGCTTTATCTAAGCCGATTAACTGGGCTACCCAACCACGGCACGAGGTCCGTCACCACATCATGACTCACggtcccccttcccactctcgctGCCGTCTGCTCACCCCCAACAGATGTCGCAGTGCCAAGGCAGAATTCGACCACATGATGCAGTTGGGGATCATACGCCCTTCCAGCAGCCAATGGGCGGCCTCTCTGCATTTGGTGAAGAAGGACGGGGACTGGTGCCCATGTGGTGATTACCGCCATCTCAACACGGTCACCGCCCCCCGACAGATACCCACTGCACTCCTCCCACGAGCTGTCCGGCTGTACGGTCTTCTCGAGGATCGACCTCGTGAGGGCGTACCACCAGATTCCGATCGCTGAGGACATCCCCTAGACGGCCGTCATTACACCGTTCGGCCTGTTCGAGTTTGCGGTCTCCGCAACGCCGCCCAGTCCTTTCAGCGGTTTATCAACGACGTGAATCGCGGCCTTGAGGGGTTCTTCGCCTACATCGACGACATCCTCGTCGCCAGCGCCTCAGAGGCAGACCACGCCCGTCATCTCCGCGCCCTCTTCGGCAGACTGCAAGAAGCCGGGCTCGAGGTCAACCCAGGGAAATGTCTCTACGGCGCGGCTTCGCTCTCTTTCCTTGGCCACACCGTCACCTCTCAAGGCATCACCCCAGTGCAGGAGAAGGTTACCGCCATAAGGAAGTTCCCCAAGCCTGCCACAGAGAAACAACTTCGAAAATTCCTGGGGATGTTCAACTTCTACAGGAGATTCGTTCCCACGTGTGCCCAGCTCCTCAAGCCCCTTCACGCCATGATCACACCTAACAGGGCCAGCAGAAACACCAAAATCAAGTGAACGCCCCCTACAAGCGAAGCCTTCGAAGCCTGCAAGGAAGCCCTGGCCTCTGCCACCCTGCTGAACCACCCCCTGCCCGAGGCTCCTCTCAACATAGCCGTCGACGCCTCCGACACTGCCATCGGCGCTGTCCTCCAGCAACGTCAGGGTAAGCAATGGCAACCTCTTGCCTTCTTTTCGCAGACCCTGTCGCCACGTCAGTCACGATACAGTGCCTTTGGAAGGGAGCTCCTAGCAGCGTACTCCACGGTGAGGCATTTCCAGCCGTACGTGGAGGCTAAAGAATTCAACATCCTGACAGACCAGaaacccctcaccttcgcccTACACTCGAGGACCCGCCGCCAATACCCTCGCGAGGAGCGCCACCTGGACTACATCTCACAGTTCACGACGGACATCCGTCACATCCAGGGCGCGGACAACGAGGCCGCTGATGCCCTCTCGAGGGTTACCATAGCTGCAGCGACCCACGCCGACGTTGCAGTGGATTACCACCTGGTCAGCAGTGAACAACGCCAGGACGCGTCCATGACTCCGCTCATAGAGGGCCAGACTTCCCTTAGCCTTGAGAGAGTCAAGATCCCAAATTCCCGCGACGACCTGCTCTACGATCTCTCCCTCGGCTACCCACGACCATACATCTTGCCGTCCCTCCGCCGGCGATTCTTCGACGCATACCACCAGTATCGAGGCATCCGGGCCACCCAACATCTCATCCGCGGCAAAGTCGTCTGGCCTGGCATCAACAAAGACGTTCGACAGTGGTGCCGCTCGTGCATCGAATGCCAGAGGACCAAGATCTACAGGCATACGAAATCTCCCTTCCAGACGTTTCCTATCCCAGACGAAAGGTtccaacacatccacatcgaTATAGTGGGACCCCTGCCTTTGGACGACGGCTACAGCTACATCCCGACGATGATTGGCCGCTTCTCCAGATGGCCCGAGGCTACGCCCATCCGCGACAtcaccgcagcgacggtcacgCCGGATAGCGTCACTACCGACCGCGGCGCCCAGTTCGAGTCGGCACTCTGGCGCCAGCTGATGGTACTACTCATTTCCAAGAGAATCAGGACGACCGCCTACCACCCCTGCAccaacggcatggtcgagcgactccaccaggcatatgaagcaggccctgatatcctcctcctccaacaggagGTGGGTAGACCAACTCCCCCATGtcctccttaacatccggacatccttcaaagaggacctgcagtgcaccgCCGCTGAAGTGGTCTACGGAACTACGCTCGCCCTCCCTGCAGATTACATCGTCACAGCCGGCAACTTCGAACCAGGAACCTTCGATAAACAACTCTGTGAACGGATGACCCGGGTCCGCAGCCGACCGACGAGACCCACCAGACAGCAGGACATATACATGCCCccaggactccaggattgctctcacATCCCAGACCACCTCTCTGTCCTCTGTACGAGGGTCCATTCCCGGTCATCCAAAGAGGcgacaagacgatcaccatccgccgcccaaagggagaagacacTGTGACCGTGTCAAACCCGCACACCTGCACCAGCCCATCAAAATTGCcaaagtccgtttcgcgaccgcgaaactagagggggagtgctatagcggttcctgattggccatctaTCGAGAACCGCatctgacctgtgattggccgactcctgcctcgggACCGCCCAAACTGGCTGAGttaacatcgccggtcaggttcttaagcagCTGGACCTGAGCCGGAATCATCATTTGTCTCACAACGGTTGCTGACATTACTTTTGCTTGGTTCATTACCAAATAGAGATAAAATCAAGTTCGGTTTTATAACCTCATCAAGAGCACACATCTGTCTTATATGGTTGACCAGTGCCGAGAGACCGAAGTTTGTCGGGAAACCCCGCTCACAGGCAATGTTGCTAGGTCATGTGGCCAAGGACAGTGTTGCCACGTCACGTGCAATACAAGTACAAATGCGGGAGGCTACATCAATACATAGAAACATCTTGCATTAGGACagttatacatgcacacaatatatacagaaatacaaggTAAACAATGTACAGATTATATTGTGCAGGTTATGCACAATGCAGGAATCCTCACTTATctacaactccctcccccctcacgctcGTAGTACAATTATGAGCGGACTCATTTTCTAGGAGTCTCAGAGAGCAACGTGAATAAAATCACCAGGGAGCGGCACGGGGTGAAGGAAACGGCGGTTCCGCCACCATACCCGACCGCTGGGTAGACTGATCTCGTAATCCCGTGACCTGCCACAGCCCATGACGACCCCAACCTTGTCCCAGCGGTGAGATGTCGGGTCTTGAATCCGGACTTGCTGTCCAATACTCAATCTGGGTAAAGGTCTTGTGTGCTGGTCGTACTGGAGCTTCACTGCCTCTGCACGGGCGACTGCACGGCGGTCACAGTCCTCTGTCTTCTCTTGCCAGTGCATCAAAAAGGACTGAGGATGAGCAGGTACACATGATTGAAGTGGTTCACCATACAGGATCTGGGCTGGAGAGCGACCTAGGAGTGTTCTGGAGTTCCAATGATGCCGGTGCAGTCTTGAGGATAAGGTGTTCCAATGACTTCACGGCAGCCTCGGCATGACCATTCGACTGTGGATCTGGCGAAGTAACCACATGAAAAACCCCACCGCTTCATGAAATTCCGGAATTCCTTGCTGGTGAATTATGGTCCTCCGTCGGTCTGTAGACGGAGAGGAACACCAACTTCCCGGAAGTAACGGCAGAAGAACCTGATGGTGTTGAGGGCAGTAGTGTCACCTTTGCAAGGTACAAGGACAGGCCACCCAGAGAGTCGGTCAGCAATGACCAGAAAAGACTTCCCTGAAATGGTAAAGAAGTCATCTGAGGCAGACTCAAAGGGCCATGTGGAGTTGTCATCGCACATGAGGGGCTCCTGCTGCTGACTAGGCTGGAACATTTGGCAAGACTCACAGGCATGGACAGTACTGGTGATGTCTGAGTCTATACCAGGCCAAAAGACAGTCTGCTTCGCTCGTCGCATCATGGACTCTACACCTCTGTGGCTGTCGTGTAGACGGGATAGGGTGCGGCGGTGGAGGACAGCAGGAACCACAACTCTTGCTCCATATAAAACGAGTTCACCGTCAATGGATAGGTTGTCTCGTATCTTCCAGAATGGGAGCAGAGTGCTGTGGAGATCGTTTCTGTTGGAAGGGAATCCTGAAGAAACGCAGTCCAGAAGGCGAGTGTATGAAGGGTCCACTCTTGCTGCGACTCGAAGATCCTGAAGTCCTGTCGGTGTCCAGCAATGGAGACTCCCCTGGAGAGATGACAGTATTCACTCTCACAATAGGCCTGAGGCGTGCGGTATCATCACTTCTTGGAGTTTCACtcttctgtttttccctcttcttttgtttACCGCATTTTTCATAGTGTCCCATGCGGTTGCAAAACCGGCACTGGATGGAGGTGGCAGGGCACTTGGATGTCCTTGCCCAATGACTGTGACGACCACAGTTGTTACAAATGCTGTTAGCGGCAGGGCATTTCCCTGAATCATGCCGTCGTGCGCAAAACTGACATGAAACACGTGGTGTCGAAATCGGTGGAGAAGGGTTTGGCCTGTAttgccccttcttctttttctgatagGCAGAAACAGCACACAACTGGTTGGGTATAGCATGTATATCAGATGTGGCACTTTTAGTAGCCTCGAAGGATTTGCAGGTTTTGACCATATCCTGAAGAGGGGAGTGTGAAGGTAGACAGATGAGTTTCTGAATTAACTCCTCATCACGAATacccatcagtattatcattttgagCTGGGTTTCTTCACACTCCTTTTAATTCCCAGGGCAGATGGCCACTTCTTCCGCTATACGCCGAAGTCGTACATAAAAATCAGCGAAGGATTCTCCCTCAGACTGTTTACAACCAAGCAGGTCCCGTCTGCGAAGAGCTTCATTTCGGAGTCTCTTGATGTAGGACTGCAAGGCTTCCAAAACCTGGTCGACATTCAAGTCTGTTGAGGGCGTAATCTCCAGTGTATGTTCTAATGTGCGTTGCGTCTCCAGGCTCAAACACATTCGCATCTGTATCAGCTGTTTTTCACGAGGTAAACTTGCCAAGTCCACCATAACAACATAATCATCCCACCGTCTACGCCATTCACGGAAGACCTGAAAAGATGCATCAGATTTTAATGGAGGTGGATTCTGAGCTATTGCCTTCTGTAGTGGAGGGTGATGAGTGGTGGGATGAGGCCCAGGAGCAAGTGGAGGGGAAGAGCCAGCTAAAGTAGGCTGAAGATTTACAGGTGACAGGAGCTGGATGAGGGTCGTGAATCTTGCAGCCTCTTCCTGGCGACGTAAGTCATCTTTCTGGGGACAAATCTCTTCTTCCCGGCGTCGTCAAGCTTCCTCTTGCACTCGAGATGCCTCCCAATACTGTATCAGATGCATAAAATCAGCAGCAGTCGCCGCTGGGTGGGTGtactggggaggggagaggaggggaggctggTCCACTCCACCCGGCACTCCACTCACTAGAAGTGAGTACTGAAGTGCATCTTGTTGGGGCTCCTCGGACTCGGCAGAAAATCCCTGATCAGCCATGTATGTTGAAAAATAGGAAGCACTTGTTCAATTCCAGTAAACGCAATATCTTACATATACatcgatagacacacacacacacacacatacacacacacacacacacacacacacacacacacacacacacacacacatacacacacacacacagatatatatatatacacaaatgtatttacaaatatttacatatacatatatatatatatatatatatatatatatatatatatatatatatatatatatatatatatatatatatatacacttatatgtatgtatatatatatataatatatgtataaatgtatatatatatataatatatatatatatatatatatatatatatatatatatatatatatatatatatatatatatatatatatatatatatatatatatatatatatacacacaaatgtatttacaaatatttacatatacataaatatatacatacacttatatatatatatatatatatatatatatatatatatatatatatatatatatatatatatgtatatatatatatatatatatatatatatatatatatat harbors:
- the LOC138865937 gene encoding uncharacterized protein, whose translation is MIILMGIRDEELIQKLICLPSHSPLQDMVKTCKSFEATKSATSDIHAIPNQLCAVSAYQKKKKGQYRPNPSPPISTPRVSCQFCARRHDSGKCPAANSICNNCGRHSHWARTSKCPATSIQCRFCNRMGHYEKCGLQDLRVAARVDPSYTRLLDCVSSGFPSNRNDLHSTLLPFWKIRDNLSIDGELVLYGARVVVPAVLHRRTLSRLHDSHRGVESMMRRAKQTVFWPGIDSDITSTVHACESCQMFQPSQQQEPLMCDDNSTWPFESASDDFFTISGKSFLVIADRLSGWPVLVPCKGDTTALNTIRFFCRYFREVGVPLRLQTDGGP